From Patagioenas fasciata isolate bPatFas1 chromosome 15, bPatFas1.hap1, whole genome shotgun sequence, a single genomic window includes:
- the GGA2 gene encoding ADP-ribosylation factor-binding protein GGA2 isoform X2 has protein sequence MAGELERWLNKATDPSTPEENWECIQRFCDQVNADTDGPSLAPRLLAHKIQSPQELEALRALTYYGIWSSEKVKSRVTEVIFSWTVWFPQEVKIRDAYQMLKKQGIVKEDPKVPEDKILPPPSPRSQNSIFDTDEEKSKLLARLLRSRRSEDLQAANQLIQSTIREEQEKSAKASRRANAISEVSENVKRMDELLENYKRQELSKSDQETLQTLFQRCEKLRPLLFRLASETADDDEALAEILQASDELMQALGRHRRVVAGHEHGGGGGSAPSPTGATACQPAPKCTKTYALIDFSELEMTSQSPADQFAMVTTSRHGSTTSACLLEEDLTSLGLSNSPVVQKPPPDFGLAEPAVHNGHSAMVSAAGALGLQESQGRADQLPPPPSTETFSLDFSPVKLPFPDPPASSMADTSLSSPGQEPQPSASLRPAVHGASLENLFVPLISITPSSICPLTVYDRHGFKAMLHFSGEPAPGRPDVLVMVLSMLSTSAEPVKDIVFQAAVPKTMQIKLQPPSGSELPAFSPLAPPAVVSQVLLLANPHKDPVRLRYRLAFKRGVQPFSEVGEVTGFPAAALGVRS, from the exons atggccggggagctggagcgcTGGCTCA ATAAAGCCACCGACCCAAGTACCCCCGAGGAAAACTGGGAATGCATCCAGCGGTTCTGTGACCAGGTGAACGCTGACACAGACGG CCCGTCGCTCGCCCCGAGGCTACTGGCACACAAAATCCAGTCCCCACAGGAGCTGGAGGCTCTTCGGGCGCTCACG tactATGGGATTTGGTCTTCAGAAAAAGTCAAGTCAAGAGTCACAGAAGTAATATTCAGTTGGACAGTCTGGTTTCCTCAGGAAGTTAAAATCCGGGATGCTTATCAGATGCTGAAGAAACAAG GCATTGTAAAAGAAGATCCCAAAGTGCCAGAAGACAAAATTTTACCTCCCCCTTCTCCCAGATCTCAGAATTCAATTTTTGACACAGACGAAGAGAAATCCAAG CTCCTGGCACGGCTGTTGCGGAGTCGCCGCTCTGAGGACCTGCAGGCTGCCAACCAGCTGATCCAGAGCACCATCCGAGAG GAACAAGAAAAGTCAGCTAAGGCATCCAGAAGAGCGAATGCCATCAGTGAAGTTTCTGAGAATGTTAAACGTATGGACGAATTACTGGAAAACTACAAGAGACAAGAATTATCCAAATCTGACCAGGAGACCCTACAG ACTCTGTTTCAGCGCTGTGAGAAGCTCCGGCCACTGCTCTTCCGCCTTGCcagtgagacagctgatgacgaTGAGGCTCTAG CTGAAATTCTGCAGGCCAGCGACGAGCTCATGCAGGCGCTGGGGCGGCACAGGCGGGTGGTCGCTGGCCACGAACACGGGGGCGGAGGCGgctcagcccccagccccacgggtgcCACAG CATGCCAGCCAGCCCCAAAGTGCACGAAGACCTATGCCCTGATTGACTTCTCCGAGCTGGAGATGACATCCCAGTCTCCTGCAGACCAGTTCGCAATGGTCACCACCTCCCGGCACGGcagcacaacctctgcctgtCTGCTCGAGGAGGATTTAACATCCTTAG GTCTCAGCAACTCTCCTGTTGTACAGAAACCACCACCTGATTTTGGCTTAGCAGAG CCTGCTGTGCACAATGGCCACAGTGCAATGGTGAGCGCAGCTGGAGCGCTGGGGCTGCAGGAGTCGCAGGGCCGGGCTGATCAGCTCCCTCCACCACCCAGCACCGAGACCTTCTCCCT GGATTTCTCACCGGTGAAGTTGCCCTTTCCAGATCCCCCAGCCAGCTCAATGGCAGACACTTCACTGTCCAGCCCTGGCCAGGAGCCGCAGCCTTCTGCCTCTTTGCGTCCAGCTGTCCATGGCGCGTCTCTGGAAAATCTTTTTGTTCCTTTAATTTCAATTACACCAA GCAGCATCTGCCCACTGACTGTGTACGACCGGCACGGGTTCAAGGCCATGCTCCACTTCTCTGGAGAACCAGCTCCTGGCCGCCCTGACGTGCTGGTGATGGTTCTGTCCATGCTGAGCACATCGGCTGAACCAGTTAAGGACATCGTGTTCCAAGCTGCGGTCCCGAAG ACCATGCAAATCAAGTTACAGCCGCCATCAGGCTCTGAGCTGCCTGCCTTCAGCCCACTCGCCCCGCCCGCCGTGGTGTCCCAGGTTCTGCTCCTTGCCAACCCCCACAAG GATCCCGTCCGGCTGAGGTACCGACTGGCCTTCAAGCGTGGTGTACAGCCCTTCAGCGAGGTGGGAGAGGTCACCGGCTTCCCAGCTGCGGCGCTCGGGGTCAGGAGCTGA
- the GGA2 gene encoding ADP-ribosylation factor-binding protein GGA2 isoform X1 — translation MAGELERWLNKATDPSTPEENWECIQRFCDQVNADTDGPSLAPRLLAHKIQSPQELEALRALTVLETCVNNCGERFHNEIAKFRFLNELIKVLSSKYYGIWSSEKVKSRVTEVIFSWTVWFPQEVKIRDAYQMLKKQGIVKEDPKVPEDKILPPPSPRSQNSIFDTDEEKSKLLARLLRSRRSEDLQAANQLIQSTIREEQEKSAKASRRANAISEVSENVKRMDELLENYKRQELSKSDQETLQTLFQRCEKLRPLLFRLASETADDDEALAEILQASDELMQALGRHRRVVAGHEHGGGGGSAPSPTGATACQPAPKCTKTYALIDFSELEMTSQSPADQFAMVTTSRHGSTTSACLLEEDLTSLGLSNSPVVQKPPPDFGLAEPAVHNGHSAMVSAAGALGLQESQGRADQLPPPPSTETFSLDFSPVKLPFPDPPASSMADTSLSSPGQEPQPSASLRPAVHGASLENLFVPLISITPSSICPLTVYDRHGFKAMLHFSGEPAPGRPDVLVMVLSMLSTSAEPVKDIVFQAAVPKTMQIKLQPPSGSELPAFSPLAPPAVVSQVLLLANPHKDPVRLRYRLAFKRGVQPFSEVGEVTGFPAAALGVRS, via the exons atggccggggagctggagcgcTGGCTCA ATAAAGCCACCGACCCAAGTACCCCCGAGGAAAACTGGGAATGCATCCAGCGGTTCTGTGACCAGGTGAACGCTGACACAGACGG CCCGTCGCTCGCCCCGAGGCTACTGGCACACAAAATCCAGTCCCCACAGGAGCTGGAGGCTCTTCGGGCGCTCACG GTGCTCGAGACCTGTGTGAATAACTGCGGTGAAAGATTCCACAATGAAATCGCAAAATTCAGGTTTCTGAATGAGCTGATTAAAGTGCTTTCCTCAAAG tactATGGGATTTGGTCTTCAGAAAAAGTCAAGTCAAGAGTCACAGAAGTAATATTCAGTTGGACAGTCTGGTTTCCTCAGGAAGTTAAAATCCGGGATGCTTATCAGATGCTGAAGAAACAAG GCATTGTAAAAGAAGATCCCAAAGTGCCAGAAGACAAAATTTTACCTCCCCCTTCTCCCAGATCTCAGAATTCAATTTTTGACACAGACGAAGAGAAATCCAAG CTCCTGGCACGGCTGTTGCGGAGTCGCCGCTCTGAGGACCTGCAGGCTGCCAACCAGCTGATCCAGAGCACCATCCGAGAG GAACAAGAAAAGTCAGCTAAGGCATCCAGAAGAGCGAATGCCATCAGTGAAGTTTCTGAGAATGTTAAACGTATGGACGAATTACTGGAAAACTACAAGAGACAAGAATTATCCAAATCTGACCAGGAGACCCTACAG ACTCTGTTTCAGCGCTGTGAGAAGCTCCGGCCACTGCTCTTCCGCCTTGCcagtgagacagctgatgacgaTGAGGCTCTAG CTGAAATTCTGCAGGCCAGCGACGAGCTCATGCAGGCGCTGGGGCGGCACAGGCGGGTGGTCGCTGGCCACGAACACGGGGGCGGAGGCGgctcagcccccagccccacgggtgcCACAG CATGCCAGCCAGCCCCAAAGTGCACGAAGACCTATGCCCTGATTGACTTCTCCGAGCTGGAGATGACATCCCAGTCTCCTGCAGACCAGTTCGCAATGGTCACCACCTCCCGGCACGGcagcacaacctctgcctgtCTGCTCGAGGAGGATTTAACATCCTTAG GTCTCAGCAACTCTCCTGTTGTACAGAAACCACCACCTGATTTTGGCTTAGCAGAG CCTGCTGTGCACAATGGCCACAGTGCAATGGTGAGCGCAGCTGGAGCGCTGGGGCTGCAGGAGTCGCAGGGCCGGGCTGATCAGCTCCCTCCACCACCCAGCACCGAGACCTTCTCCCT GGATTTCTCACCGGTGAAGTTGCCCTTTCCAGATCCCCCAGCCAGCTCAATGGCAGACACTTCACTGTCCAGCCCTGGCCAGGAGCCGCAGCCTTCTGCCTCTTTGCGTCCAGCTGTCCATGGCGCGTCTCTGGAAAATCTTTTTGTTCCTTTAATTTCAATTACACCAA GCAGCATCTGCCCACTGACTGTGTACGACCGGCACGGGTTCAAGGCCATGCTCCACTTCTCTGGAGAACCAGCTCCTGGCCGCCCTGACGTGCTGGTGATGGTTCTGTCCATGCTGAGCACATCGGCTGAACCAGTTAAGGACATCGTGTTCCAAGCTGCGGTCCCGAAG ACCATGCAAATCAAGTTACAGCCGCCATCAGGCTCTGAGCTGCCTGCCTTCAGCCCACTCGCCCCGCCCGCCGTGGTGTCCCAGGTTCTGCTCCTTGCCAACCCCCACAAG GATCCCGTCCGGCTGAGGTACCGACTGGCCTTCAAGCGTGGTGTACAGCCCTTCAGCGAGGTGGGAGAGGTCACCGGCTTCCCAGCTGCGGCGCTCGGGGTCAGGAGCTGA
- the UBFD1 gene encoding ubiquitin domain-containing protein UBFD1 produces MAAAASAADGAAEPGMEPEELSRGCGGEGGSPAAGRPPESEERPEPPDASVSNGGDAAGGRELVELRVIWNKTKYDVKFCLDSTGAELKQKIHSLTGLPPAMQKVMFKGLLPEEKTLREIKVTNGAKIMVVGSTINDVLAVNTPKEAAQQEVKAEENKKEPLCRQKQHRKVLDKGKPDDVMPSVKGVQERLPTVPLSGMYNKSGGKVRLTFKLEQDQLWIGTKERTEKLPMGSIKNVVSEPIEGHEDYHMMAFQLGPTEASYYWVYWVPTQYVDAIKDTVLGKWQYF; encoded by the exons ATGGCCGCTGCCGCCTCCGCCGCCGATG GTGCCGCGGAGCCGGGCATGGAGCCGGAGGAGCTGTCACGGGGTTGCGGGGGAGAGGGCGGCtcgccggcggcggggcggcctccGGAGAGCGAGGAGCGGCCGGAGCCCCCGGACGCGTCTGTCAGCAACGGCGGGgacgcggcgggcgggcgggagcTGGTGGAGCTGCGGGTCATCTGGAACAAGACCAAGTACGACGTGAAGTTCTGCCTGGACAGCACGGGGGCCGAGCTGAAGCAGAAGATCCACTCGCTCACAG GGCTCCCGCCCGCCATGCAGAAGGTGATGTTCAAGGGGCTGCTGCCCGAGGAGAAAACCCTGCGGGAGATCAAGGTGACAAACGGAGCCAAAATCATGGTCGTCGGCTCTACCATCAATGACGTTTTAGCAGTAAATACACCGAAAGAAGCTGCTCAACAGGAGgtcaaagctgaagaaaataagaaggagcCACTCTGCAGACAAAAG CAACACAGAAAAGTATTGGATAAAGGAAAACCTGATGATGTGATGCCTTCTGTTAAAGGTGTTCAG GAGCGGCTGCCAACAGTGCCATTATCGGGCATGTACAACAAGTCAGGGGGGAAAGTCAGATTGACCTTTAAACTTGAGCAAGACCAGCTATGGATTGGAACAAAAG AGAGAACAGAAAAGTTACCCATGGGGTCCATTAAAAATGTGGTGAGTGAACCTATTGAAGGACATGAGGATTATCACATGATG GCGTTTCAGCTGGGCCCAACAGAAGCATCTTACTACTGGGTCTATTGGGTACCAACTCAATATGTTGATGCAATCAAAGACACGGTGCTGGGCAAGTGGCAGTATTTTTGA
- the EARS2 gene encoding nondiscriminating glutamyl-tRNA synthetase EARS2, mitochondrial has product MARSLRGAVGPGAGPRVRFGPSPTGFLHLGGLRTALYNYIFAKKSQGTFILRLEDTDQNRLVPGAAEGIEDMLEWAGIPPDESPRRGGSVGPYLQSHRLELYRSASDVLLESGAAYRCFCSPQRLQLLKKEALRRQQTPRYDNRCRHLTPAEVAEKLSRGLDWVVRFRLEKGVQPFQDLVYGWSRHEVADVEGDPVILKGDGFPTYHLANVVDDHHMGISHVLRGTEWLTSTSKHLLLYRAFGWDPPQFGHLPLLLNRDGGKLSKRQGDIFVEHFAREGYLPEALLDIITNCGSGFPEKQMGRTLEELISQFEIGRITSHSALLDLEQLPEFNRVHLTRHIENEGLRQKLIKELRLLVEQVYGDQHVDPEVLEKEYVERVLLLRKGHISFLKNLVSSDYSYLWVRPSVSREQLQTVSAAVDEIGKLVLGLMTRQGGGLTMEELNKELRSIQKQTKETKYSSVMKLLRLALSGQQHGPSIAEMMVTLGPKEVCGRIHKALSS; this is encoded by the exons ATGGCGCGCTCACTGCGGGGCGCGGTGGGGCCGGGAGCGGGACCGCGGGTGCGGTTCGGGCCCAGCCCCACAG GTTTCCTGCATTTGGGCGGCCTGCGGACTGCTTTATACAATTACATTTTTGCTAAAAAGAGCCAAGGGACCTTTATTTTGAGGCTGGAGGACACAGATCAGAACCGGCTGGTGCCTGGAGCTGCAGAGGGAATCGAGGACATGCTGGAGTGGGCAG GTATCCCCCCAGACGAGAGCCCTCGCCGTGGCGGTTCCGTTGGGCCCTACCTCCAGTCGCACCGGCTCGAGCTGTACCGGAGCGCCAGTGACGTGCTGCTGGAGAGCGGGGCCGCCTACCGctgcttctgcagcccccagcgcCTGCAGCTGCTGAAGAAGGAGGCTTTGCGGAGACAGCAGACCCCACG ATACGACAACCGGTGCCGGCACTTGACGCCTGCAGAAGTGGCCGAGAAGCTGTCGCGGGGCCTGGACTGGGTGGTGCGGTTCCGCCTGGAGAAGGGTGTGCAGCCCTTTCAGGACCTGGTGTATGGCTGGAGCAGGCATGAGGTGGCAGATGTGGAGGGTGACCCGGTGATTCTCAAAGGGGACGGCTTCCCCACCTATCACCTGGCTAACGTGGTGGACGACCACCACATGGGCATCAGCCACGTCCTGCGGGGAACCGAGTGGCTGACGTCCACATCCAAGCACCTGCTTCTGTACAGAGCCTTTGGCTGGGACCCCCCACAGTTTGGCCACCTCCCGCTGCTGCTAAACAGGGACGGGGGCAAGCTGTCCAAGAGACAGGGGGACATCTTCGTGGAGCACTTTGCTCGGGAAGGCTACCTGCCCGAGGCGCTGCTGGACATCATCACCAACTGCGGCTCTGGCTTCCCAG AGAAGCAGATGGGGAGGACTTTGGAGGAGCTGATCTCGCAGTTTGAAATAGGCAGAATTACATCCCATTCTGCCCTCCTGGATCTTGAACAACTGCCAGAATTCAACAG GGTTCACCTCACCCGTCATATTGAGAATGAAGGGCTGCGACAGAAGCTAATCAAGGAGTTGCGGTTGCTGGTGGAGCAGGTCTATGGGGATCAACACGTGGATCCCGAGGTTCTAGAAAAGGAGTATGTGGAACGAGTCCTCCTGCTGAGAAAA GGCCACATCAGCTTCCTGAAGAACCTGGTGTCGTCTGATTATTCTTACCTGTGGGTTAGACCCTCAGTGTCCCGAGAGCAGCTACAGACTGTTTCTGCAGCAGTAGATGAAATAGGAAAGCTAGTCTTAGG GCTCATGACAAGGCAGGGGGGTGGTTTGACTATGGAGGAGTTGAACAAAGAGCTGAGAAGCATCCAGAAGCAAACCAAGGAGACAAAATACAGCAGTGTGATGAAGCTCCTTCGCTTGGCTCTCAGTGGGCAGCAG CATGGACCGAGCATCGCTGAGATGATGGTGACCCTGGGACCCAAGGAGGTGTGCGGGAGGATACACAAAGCGCTCTCTAGCTGA